The Gemmatimonadales bacterium genomic sequence CCGGGTTCGCCCCCGCGTAGGTGCGCTCGGCGCAGCCTTCCACGCCAACGTCTCCGCGCAGCGGGTCCTGCGGCGGGCCCGGGATTCCGCCCTGGGCGGTAGGCACACCGAGCCAGTGCTGGAGGCAGCCCCAGCAGCCCTCGGTGCGGGCGGGGTCCACGCAGACAACCATACCGCCCCAGCCGCCGGGCGTTCCTTGAACGCCAGCGTACGGGAGCCCGCGCGCCCGCGCGGCCTGCGAGAGGAAGTATTGGACCCCCCGCTCGGCGCACGCGTCATAAAGCAGCGAGGCGCCGGCCAGCATCTTCGTCATGATGTCGGCCTCGGTGACGACGGGCATGCCCTTCGGCGCGTCGGTGCGCCCGGCCAGCCGACGCACGTCCCCGAACTGGTGCACGATCTCCGCCTCGACGCGCACGTAGGGGTAGTCGTTCTTGACCAAGCCCGCGACGACGGCGGCCTTCGGCCAGCCGAAGGCGCTTAGCCCTACTGGCCAGCGCAGCGTCGTCGCCGCCTCAACATGGTCACCATCCAGCAGCCGCAGTCCGCCCACAGAGGCACGCGCCAACTCAAACGCGCTCGGCGCGCCGAGGCAGCCGAGGCCGAAGACCGCCACCGAATGGGCGGCGAGCGGGGCTAGCTCGGGGGCACGCAGCGCCAGGTCCGCCGGCAAGTACCGCTGCGGACGAGCGAGGTAGACGACGCGCTCGGTCGGCCCGTTTGACCTGTGCGGCGCTGTCTTAGCCGACGCTGGGCGCGCTGCCGTGGGGTAGCTTCGACCACGCGCGCCGCGCGCCCCGCGCGCCGGGATGAATCCGCCACGTGGCCCACCGTGGGAGCTATCTGCGGGAACGGAGTACATGCGCACCGCGAAGGCCCAGCCATCCCCGACGTGATGCGCTTCCCCGCGCCACCGCTGCTCCTCGGCGAAAAGGGTCGCGCGCATGCGGAGCCGATAATTGTTCGGCAGCTCGAGCGCCGGAGGCTTCTGCTTGCGAGGATCGGCGTGCTCGGCGGCTTTGTAGACCGCGTCCGCAGGGTCTTCGTCGGGCGCGCCGACGACGGCGCGCTCCGTCCGAGCCCAGTAGCCGGTCACGTGCGGGCGCTGTGCGTAGCGCTCGACGAGCGCCGGCGGTGCCTCGAGAAGCGTCCGTCCGGCGTGGTTCTGTACGCTGAGCAGCGCGCCGCGGAGCACAGCGGACGCTCCCGGGACCCCCGGGCGTGGTAGCTCTTCTAGCCCTAGAACGAACGAGCCATAGGTCGCTGAGTCGGGGACGCGCGCGGCGATACTCTCACGCTCGACGGCGACGAGTACGGCACTAGTGCGCTCGTACGGGTAGTACCAGGTGGCCGGCTCGGGCACATGCTCCTCGAGCTCGGCCATCGTCTCAGCGTCCTCTGTGGCGGCCACGGTCACGAGCCGGGGGAGCTGCTCCGCCAAGATGCCCGCCAGCGTATCGGTCGCGGGCCGCCACGTGCTCACCGAGCGCGCTAGCAGGCAGAGATTCTTGACGAACGGATTCTGGTGGTGCGCGAGGTCGAGGTCCGGCGCCTCGACGTGGACGGGGAAGAACGGGTAGTGGTCCGGGAAGATCGCGATCAGTCGCACCGGATCCGGGCCGAGTCCCTCGACTGGGGGGTGGGTCAGGTCCAGCCGCAGGACGCCTTCCCCTTCCGCCGCCGAGTCACGCTCGGCGGCGATTCCGGCTGCCGCGAGCGCCTCCAGCTCCCGCTGGAGACGAGCGGGGTCACGAACCCACCAGCGGGAGTCGAAAGCATCCGAGGGCGCGGCGTTGTCAGCCGCGCCCTCGGATGCCGCGCCGTCAGGCTGGGACGCCATCCCTAGCCCACCGGCCGCGGCGTCGGCGGAACGGGGGGATCGACCGGCCCCGGATGCGGCGGGTGGGGCGGGTGGGAGGGATGGGGCGGGTGCTCCGGCTTGTTCGGGTTCTCGTTGGCCATCGGTCGCCTCGCGATCAGGAGGAGAATCGGGACATTCAGTCCCCAAACGTACACCGAAAGTGTCGTGCCGTCCATAGATCGTCGCGGCGAGTGCGGCCGACGCGACCGGGAGACTGTGGCATGCGGCCGGACTCCGGGGCGCTTCCATGGGCTACCACCTGTACTATCCGCACCGTCGCCAGGCTTCACGGGCGCTGCCGCTGCTCGTTAACCCTCTGCGCGAGTGGAAGCGGGAAGGGCGACGGGGACAGCGAGGCCGCTAAGCCTTTGCCTTTCTGAGTGTTCCAGCTCCGCTCGAGAGCGGGATCTCAAAATGGTTATACCGGCAATTCTCCCAGGAGGTCTGTCCGTGGAACGTGCGGTTCGCGCGGGAGTTGGCTGAGGGCTCGCCGTTCGCGGCGCGGGAGGCGATCGCGGGGAAGGATGCGCGGACGCTCTCGCGGGAGCTGCTCGGGATGAGCCGGGAGGAATTCGCCGCCGCATTCAAGGGCTCGCCGATGAAACGGGCGAAGCTGCGGGGGCTGAAGCGCAACGCGGCCGTGGTGCTGGGGAACATCGGCGACGAGCGCGACGCTGACGCCCAGAGGCAGGCGCTCGATGATCCGGAACCACTCGTGTGCGAGCACGCCGAATGGGCGGTGTCACGGTTCGGGGCCGGCCGGCTGCAGCGCAACGTTCGCGCGGTTGACTCCACGCTG encodes the following:
- a CDS encoding ThiF family adenylyltransferase, whose product is MASQPDGAASEGAADNAAPSDAFDSRWWVRDPARLQRELEALAAAGIAAERDSAAEGEGVLRLDLTHPPVEGLGPDPVRLIAIFPDHYPFFPVHVEAPDLDLAHHQNPFVKNLCLLARSVSTWRPATDTLAGILAEQLPRLVTVAATEDAETMAELEEHVPEPATWYYPYERTSAVLVAVERESIAARVPDSATYGSFVLGLEELPRPGVPGASAVLRGALLSVQNHAGRTLLEAPPALVERYAQRPHVTGYWARTERAVVGAPDEDPADAVYKAAEHADPRKQKPPALELPNNYRLRMRATLFAEEQRWRGEAHHVGDGWAFAVRMYSVPADSSHGGPRGGFIPARGARGARGRSYPTAARPASAKTAPHRSNGPTERVVYLARPQRYLPADLALRAPELAPLAAHSVAVFGLGCLGAPSAFELARASVGGLRLLDGDHVEAATTLRWPVGLSAFGWPKAAVVAGLVKNDYPYVRVEAEIVHQFGDVRRLAGRTDAPKGMPVVTEADIMTKMLAGASLLYDACAERGVQYFLSQAARARGLPYAGVQGTPGGWGGMVVCVDPARTEGCWGCLQHWLGVPTAQGGIPGPPQDPLRGDVGVEGCAERTYAGANPDLGEVALMGVRMTMGILANMAGAAGEPADRPRYPRAPWDVAVLSLRDAAGRLIAPRWDTFDLRRHPSCTLCSPAGRHGGA